A part of Solibacillus sp. FSL H8-0538 genomic DNA contains:
- a CDS encoding GDSL-type esterase/lipase family protein has protein sequence MKLYTIFFISCLLLFGCSITVDEPQAPTEKQLVGQEVTPSLLVDEETASVEEESSSIVQILETIFQLEWASKKSVDAKEVSYLALGDSLTRGIGDEKNKYGYTNRLVEQLEKWPNVKEINLDNRGKRGRRSDQLLALLEKGHYDEALANADLITITIGGNDVMKVVKSDLFDLKKEMFDKELISFQARYLKIFEAIRFRNPNVPIVAIGFYNPFSIIVDEVTPFKPIIHEWNMEIQKLAEADGNACFIPIEDLFDSNADMVYHTDFFHPNSNGYERMTERIVETMKTCKIEEMSAGLIGFEE, from the coding sequence ATGAAGCTTTATACAATATTCTTTATAAGCTGTTTATTACTTTTCGGATGTTCCATAACGGTTGATGAGCCACAAGCTCCAACAGAGAAACAGTTAGTTGGGCAAGAAGTAACCCCTTCATTATTGGTTGACGAGGAAACCGCTTCTGTTGAGGAAGAAAGCTCATCGATAGTACAAATACTTGAAACTATTTTTCAGCTGGAGTGGGCTTCGAAAAAGAGTGTAGATGCCAAAGAAGTTTCGTATTTAGCACTAGGGGATTCATTGACACGTGGAATTGGTGATGAAAAAAACAAGTACGGGTATACCAATCGTTTAGTCGAACAACTCGAAAAGTGGCCAAATGTTAAAGAAATAAATTTAGATAATCGTGGAAAACGTGGTCGCCGTAGTGACCAGTTACTTGCTTTGCTAGAGAAGGGGCATTATGATGAAGCACTTGCAAACGCGGATCTGATTACTATAACAATAGGTGGAAATGATGTCATGAAAGTTGTGAAATCCGACCTATTTGACTTGAAAAAAGAAATGTTTGATAAAGAGTTAATTTCCTTTCAAGCACGTTACTTAAAGATTTTCGAGGCAATCCGTTTTCGGAATCCGAATGTTCCAATAGTTGCGATAGGTTTTTACAACCCGTTTTCCATCATTGTCGATGAAGTGACGCCGTTTAAACCAATTATTCATGAGTGGAATATGGAAATACAAAAGCTTGCAGAAGCGGACGGCAATGCATGCTTTATCCCTATAGAAGATTTATTTGATTCAAATGCAGATATGGTCTATCATACAGATTTCTTCCACCCGAATAGTAATGGCTATGAACGGATGACAGAACGCATCGTTGAAACGATGAAAACATGCAAAATTGAAGAAATGTCAGCCGGTTTGATAGGATTTGAGGAGTGA
- the msrA gene encoding peptide-methionine (S)-S-oxide reductase MsrA, with product MTKERATFAGGCFWCMVKPFDEQPGIDSVLSGYTGGHVENPTYEQVCSETTGHLEAVQIMFNSEIYPYEKLVELYWTLIDPTDAGGQFYDRGESYTAAIFYHDEQQRLTAEASKEKLNASGKFKSPVAVKILPAKPFYPAEDYHQHYYKKNPAHYNRYSIGSGRAAFIENHWGGQS from the coding sequence ATGACAAAGGAACGCGCAACATTTGCAGGAGGTTGCTTCTGGTGTATGGTGAAGCCCTTTGACGAGCAGCCAGGCATTGACAGTGTGCTTTCAGGCTACACAGGTGGTCATGTCGAAAATCCTACATACGAGCAAGTATGCAGTGAGACAACAGGTCATTTGGAAGCAGTGCAAATTATGTTTAATTCGGAAATTTACCCATATGAAAAGTTAGTCGAGCTGTACTGGACGTTAATTGACCCAACCGATGCGGGCGGACAGTTTTATGACCGCGGTGAATCATACACAGCGGCTATTTTTTATCACGATGAACAGCAACGTCTGACAGCGGAGGCTTCAAAGGAGAAGCTCAATGCAAGTGGGAAATTTAAATCCCCAGTTGCCGTTAAAATTTTACCTGCGAAGCCGTTTTATCCAGCGGAAGACTACCATCAGCATTACTATAAGAAAAATCCAGCACACTATAACCGCTATTCTATCGGTTCGGGACGCGCAGCATTTATTGAAAATCATTGGGGTGGTCAATCATGA
- a CDS encoding YpmS family protein — MNKWKVAFFILAGTILFAIAALLYLATSPVQQEPLQQQVEAEGNVLTVQTTAQEFEAIAKQYLGAAMNKTPLPVEIEVEDKIYLYSELTIFSIDVPIKMDFDPIVDNGNIRLKQTAVHVGKLNIQPQTVLKLMNDAIDFPNWITVRPNDEEIFVDLSRINIASGSRVRAKEIDLANDNILLEIIVPADAK, encoded by the coding sequence ATGAATAAATGGAAAGTCGCCTTTTTTATACTAGCAGGTACGATTCTATTCGCGATTGCAGCGTTGCTTTACTTGGCGACTTCACCCGTACAGCAAGAGCCTTTGCAACAGCAAGTCGAAGCAGAAGGCAATGTGCTTACTGTTCAGACAACTGCACAAGAGTTTGAAGCAATTGCAAAACAATATCTAGGGGCCGCAATGAATAAAACGCCACTGCCTGTGGAAATCGAAGTAGAAGATAAAATTTATTTATATAGTGAATTAACGATTTTTTCGATAGATGTGCCGATTAAAATGGATTTTGATCCCATCGTCGATAATGGCAATATTCGATTAAAGCAAACAGCGGTCCATGTTGGGAAACTGAATATTCAACCGCAAACAGTTCTAAAATTAATGAATGATGCCATAGATTTCCCGAATTGGATTACGGTGCGGCCGAATGATGAAGAAATTTTCGTCGATTTATCTCGCATTAATATTGCATCGGGTTCTCGTGTTCGCGCCAAGGAAATTGATTTAGCAAACGACAATATTCTACTTGAAATCATCGTACCAGCAGACGCTAAATAA